The genomic stretch AGTGATTAAAAGCATGATTTTCTTGACGATAGGGGGGCTGGGCCTGTTTTTTCTTGGAATGACGCTGATGTCGAACGGGCTAAAACAGGCGGCGGGGCAGAAACTTAAAAAACTTCTTGAGACACTGACAAGAACTCCTGTTATGGGTGTTCTGGTAGGAGCGCTTGTTACGTGTTTGATACAAGCAAGCGGAGCTACTTCCGTAATGGTCGTTGGTCTTGTAAATGCAGGGCTTTTGACATTAAGACAATCGCTGGGCGTCATTCTCGGAGCGAATATTGGAACAACAATAACGGCGTGGGTAGTTTCATTACTTGGTATCGGCGGGTTAGCTGTAATGAAGTATGCATTGCCGGCTATTGGGGTGGGTTTTCTGCTGCAACTTGTCGGGAAAACACAGAAAAGCAGGGGGTTTGGTAACATTGTGCTGGGTTTGGGGCTTTTGTTTTTGGGGCTTACGTTTATGAGCGATGCCTTCGGCCCGGAAGGATTTAACATAAGCGAAAGCAGGGTCGTGCAGGATGCCTTAGTTCGGTTAGGAGAAAATCCTTTACTTGGGGTTCTGGCGGGGGCTGTGATAACAGCGCTTTTACAGAGCAGTTCTGCATTTGTGGCGATAGTGCAGGTCCTGGCTTTCAAAGGTGCTTTCGGGATGGATTGGGGTTTGGTGCTGCGTGTTGTGATACCATTTATACTGGGTAGTAATATCGGTACAACAATTACAGCGCCATTGGCGGCCCTTCCGGCATCACGTAATTCCAAACGGGCAGCAATGGGACATGTTATATTCAATGTAGTGGGAACGGTTTATTTCCTGCCGTTATTGTTGATGGGAGTGTATACTGAAATAGTGAAGTGGGTTACGCCGTGGGAGTTGTCACAAAGCACGATAATGGTTTATATGGCCGTAGCTCACAGCGTGTTTAATATTATCAATACCATTATATTCCTGCCGCTTATCGGGTTGCTGGAAGTTATAGTGATAAAGCTTATTCCTGTTACAAAGAGGGAATTGGATAAGAAGCCGGTCGTGCTGGAAAGACATCTGTTCCGTACACCCGTGCTGGCGCTTGAGCAAGCCAAGCGAGAAATAATTCGAATGGCAAAGAAGGCCAAAGAGGCGGTCCAGCAAGCTATCAAGGGCCTGCTCAACGATGATGAGCGCAGACTGGAAAGGGCAAGGGCAGGCGAAGATGTTACCGATGAATTTCAGCTTGCGATTACATCGTACCTTGTTGGGCTGTCGAGAGAGCAGTTGTCGGAGGAGGTATCTAGGGAACTGCCGGTGCTTCTGCATACAGTTAATGACCTTGAACGAGTGGGCGACCACGCCGTTAACATCGCGGAAATCGCGGAGCGAAAAATTGAACAGAAGATAATTTTCAGCACGAATGCCAATGCTGAAGCGGCTAAATTAACACAAGAAATCGACCGGATGTTCGAAAAGATTGTAGCGGCACTGGAAAACAGCGATATAGAAGCGGCGAAATCGGCCCTCGAGAACGAAAAGAACATCAATAAGATGCAGGTGGATTTTCGCCGCAGCCACGTTCAGCGGATGAACGACGGGGTTTGCGGAGCGGAGTCAGGATTGATATTCATCGATTTTGTCGATAATGTCGAGAAAATCGGCGACCATCTCACAAATATCGCGCAGGCGGTAATAGGCGGTCTGCAATGGGATGGAATCGAGCCGAAAAAAGTTACTTCTTATTAACTCCGGCATTAGAAAATATTGCTAAATAAGCAATAGCGGGGTAAAATTGTGCGTATGAAGAAGCCATTGCGGAAATTTGCGACGATTTTATTGTGTCTGTTATTCTTACTGACGCCCAATTCGGCATTTGAGCCGAACAGTGTTCCAATGCAGGGGCAAACGGTCAAAGCGGTGGTAATCGTCTGCAAAGGGATGATTGACAACGGCCTATATAAGTCAATTGAGCGAAGGACACAAATTGCGCTCGATGCGGGAGCAGAGTACCTGATATATGAGATAAGCACATACGGCGGTCTTCTTCAATCGGCAGATGATATATCGAAGTACTTTATACTTGATGTTGCTAAGAAAGCCCACACTGTTGCCTATATAACAACCGAGGCGATATCAGCCGGCGCAATGATAAGTGTTTCTTGTCAGGACATAATAATGCGTGAAAACACCACCATAGGCGATTGCGCCCCCATTCAGATTGGTGCTAAGCTTGAGGGTGTCGAGCGGGAAAAGACCGAGAGCTTTACCCGTGCAGCGTTTAAGCGTGCAGCCGAGGCAAACGGTTACCCGGATGTTCTGCTAAAGGCAATGGTCACTATGCAAACGGAAGTTTACAGGGTGAAGAATCTAAAAACGGGCAAGAAAGAATTTTTCGAGGGGCATCAACTTCCGGATGACAAAAAAAAGTACGACTTGGACAACAAGGAATTGGTAGTAAAAAATGACGAGCTGTTAACACTCACCGCTTCCCAGGCTTTTGAATATGGTATAGCAAGGTCGGTTGTTGGCGGCAGGGCGGAGGCGATGGATTTTCTGGCCAAACGCGATGGTGTCATTTTTGCCGGTGAGCCGATATCGCTGGAAACCAGTTGGTCGGAAGAGATGGTCAGGTGGCTGAATTCTCCTGCAGTGATGGGGGTGCTGGTGATGCTGGCTCTGCTGGGGGTCTATATCGAATTTAATACGCCGGGTGTCGGTTTGCCGGGGCTGGCGGCGGTTATATGCTTTGCGATTATAATCGGCAGCAAATATCTCGTTGGAATGGCCAATTGGGTGGAAGTGGCGCTGTTTGTCATAGGTTTGCTTTTGCTGATGATAGAAATTTTTGTTCTGCCCGGCTTCGGAGTCGTAGGGTTTTTAGGAATAATATTCATATTGGCGGGCCTATTCGGCATGCTCGTCAAGAATCCACCTGACAAGATGCCGTGGCCGCAAACGCAGCTTGACTGGCAATTATTCAATGATGGTGTGCTGGGGCTGGTATTTGGTTTTGTCGGGTTCGCTGTTCTTGCGTGGATTCTTACAAGGTATCTGCCGAAGCTGCAGTTCCTCAGCGGGCTGATACTCATACCTACCGCTGCGCAGCAGGGCGGCGGAGTGAAAGTCAGTATGACTGCCCCGCCTGACGAAAAAAATGCCGGCGTAAATGTCGGGGATATCGGTGAGGTGGTTTCGACACTGCGGCCTGCGGGAAAAGCTAAATTCGGCTATGCAATAGTAGATGTGCTTGCCGAAGCAGAGTTCCTTGACAGAGGAACAAAGGTAGAGATAATCGAAATTCACGGCAATAGGGTCGTTGTCAGGGCTGCAAAGAGTTAATTAGAGGGATAAATATGGACTGGTGGCTTGCTTTTGCTGTTTTTTTATATTTAACGTGTGCGGCGTTGATAATAGCCGAAGTGTTTATACCAAGCGGCGGGCTGATAAGTGTCTGTGCACTGGCCTGTTTGGTGGGGGGGGTAGTGATATTTTTCCGTCACAGCGCCGCAACAGGCTGGGTGGGCGTGATTATTGCTATTATAATGATACCATCGGTACTGGTCATCGCTTATAAGATATTTCCGAAAACCAAATTCGGCAAGAGTGTAATACTTGTGCCGTCAGAGCGTCAGCGAGGCGACGCCATAGCTGATACACCCGAACTAAAAGAGCTGCTCGGCGCTGTCGGCGTGGTCCTTACGCCGCTGCGGCCGGTGGGGATGTGTGATTTTTCGGGACAAAGGGTTGAATGTGTCGCTGAAGGTGGTTATGTTGATAAAGGCAAGAAGATTAAAGTCATCCACGTGGAAGGGACTCAATTGACTGTTCGTGTTATAGAAGAGAACTAAAGAAAGGAAAAAAAGATGAGTAATTTGATAAATACAATCCTGGCGGCAGAAAGCCCGGTAAGAGTTGTCGGAGTGGCGGTCTTAGTCGTTCTCGTACTGGTAGTATTGGGATTATTTTTGTTGTTTTTGAAGTTTTTCAGGTTATGGCTGCAGGCCAAATTGTCCCGGGCAGATGTCAAATTCTCCGAGCTTATCGGAATGTGGCTGCGAAAGGTCGATACGAGAACCATAGTTATAAGCAAGATAACCGCCGTTCAGGCGGGTCTGAGTCTAACGACGCGGGATTTGGAAAGTCATTATTTAGCCGGCGGGCGGGTGCCAAATGTAGTACGTGCATTAGTAGCTGCTGACAGAGCGAACATCGATTTGTCTTTGAAGACAGCGACTGCAATTGACCTCGCAGGTCGGGATATTCTTGATGCCGTTCAGACGAGCGTCAATCCGAAGGTAATTGACTGTCCCGACCCCAAAAAGGGCAAGGATACAATAGACGCCGTTGCCCAGGACGGCATTCAGTTGAAGGCAAAGGCGCGTGTAACGGTGCGTGCAAATATTCAACGATTGGTCGGTGGAGCAACTGAAGAGACGGTTATTGCACGTGTAGGCGAGGGAATTGTAACTACTATCGGCAGTGCGGTAACGTATAAGAACGTACTGGAAAATCCGGACAAAATCTCAAAGTCGGTTTTGGCCAAAGGGCTTGATGCCGGGACGGCTTTTGAGATTTTATCCATCGATATTGCGGATGTCGATGTGGGCGTGAACGTCGGGGCGGAACTGCAGAAGCACCAGGCCCAGGCAGATTTAGTTCGGGCACAGGCCGAGGCGGAAAAACGCAGGGCCATGGCATTTGCACGTGAGCAGGAAATGCGGGCGCTGGTCGTAGAGAACGAGGCAAGGGTGCCGCTGGCAATCGCCGAAGCTTTCCAGAAAGGCAATCTCGGCATTATGGACTACTATCGATTGAAAAATATAAATGCAGATACCGAGATGCGGGATTCTATCGCAAAACCAAAAAAACATGAGTAATTTATGAACTACTGGCTGGCACAATTAGTTCTGGCTGCCCGAAACAGCAACGAAGATAACACCTGGATGCAAATACTCGGGTTTGTGATACTGGCGATTTTCTATGCGGTCGGCAGTATCCTCAAAGCAAAAGCAAATAAGACCACGCCGAAAGGCAAAGAACAAGCACCCGGTAAGCCGGTGCGTAAACCGCCTGAAGATTTGATAGACCTTAAGATGCTTAAGCAGCTTTTTGGGCTTCCTGAAGAGGCCGAATCGAGCGGTCAACCCAGCCCTGAAGTGTCCAAGCCGCTCGTAAGGGTGATGCGCCCTGCCGTAGCCCGGCAGGCGGTTGTGTCACAAGTTCAGCCGAAGCTGGCAAAAGTTACTGTTGAAGCTGATGTGCCGCTCATCTCGGCGGAGCATCCCGCAACCGGAGCAGAAATACCACGGACAAAATATCTCTCTGAAATTTTGTCTGATTATAAAAATCCTGAAAGTCTGAGAAGGGCGATTCTGCATTACGAGATATTAGGTAAGCCGATATCTCTGCGGGCCCAATCAGAGCATATCATTTGACTTTGAGTTTTGAACAATTTCCTCGCTGGTGTGATTGTTTTAGAAACAATCAACGTCTCATAATATATGTTATGTTTCATTAAGCTTGGTTTTAGGCCAAATAGCCGAATTGCGTGTTTTGGGCCTTTTGTGCACTTATAATTGACTTTTGAGTGCCTGCGAAGCTGTGTCCGAAAGATTGTCCCACATAGCAGCAGCCCTGTCTAACAGGCCAAGGTTTTGAAGAACTATTGAAATGTTCACTGTAGCATCGGCGGAGGTGAAATTGTTATCCAGTGTGCGGTTGAGATTGATGAGCGACGATGCAAACTTGAGGCTATCACAATAAAGCAAGGCCGCTTTATAATGCAGCTCGAGAGTATCCTTATCGAGACGGTCTGGACCAGTAAGACACTCCAGTGCGCTCTGCCTCTGGCCGGTTTCGAACAGGCATGCCGCCAGCTTGCTCTTGGCCCTGGCATAGGTTGGGTTTATCTCCAAAGCGGTCTGCAGTAGCTTGGCAGCCTCATTTAGCTTTCCGACGCTCATCATTAGAACTCCGAGCCTATAATGCAAATCCGGATTTTGCGGACGGTTAGCGATTTGCTGCTGATGGATACCAATCACATCCTCAATCAGGTTAATTGAGTCATTCTCGATTAGGCTGATTGAGCCGTCTTCTTCGTGAGACTCAGGATTTATGACAAAATCTGTTTTGAACTGCAGGGTGGCTGTTTCGGCAAGCAGCAAGGAGCTGTTGGCGTCTATCGCCGCAGCCAGCGATAATGTTAGTAAGGCGCCCGAGACATTGCCGGCTGATTTTTGGCCAATTGCAAGTCCGATATACGCATCAACTATCTGGTCATTTATCTCAACTGCTCTATTAAATTGCTGGGCGGCGAGGCGCTCATCGTGCATCTGCAAATAGTGCGTTCCAAGCTTTATCGTCGCATCCAGGAAACCCGGGCAAAGGCGAATCGCGTCTTCATACCGTGAAACTGCCTCTGTTGTAGCGCCCAGCATACTAAGCACATCGGCGTATCTGACTAACAAATCCGCCCTGTCTGGCTGTGCTTCTATTAAATTTTCAAGCTGCTCGGCTGCCTCGTGAAGCTGGCCGTCGGCAATGAGCCCATCTAAACTATTATCATCAGCGTGAAAATTGTCCGGGTGTATTAAAATTGCGGTGTTAAATGTTTCAATGGCCTTTACATATTTGGCGCCGGCAATATATAAATGACCAAGCGCTAACAACGTTGGCAGGTCATCGGGATATTCGTTCCTTAACAGCTCATATTCGGCTGTGGTCTTTTCCAATTGGCCGTTTTTGAAATAAATGGCAGCCAGCCGTTGCCTGGGAAGCTGTAAATAGTTTTTGAACTTCAGACAATCCTGATAAAACTCCGCGGCTTCAGACTCTTTGCCGAGGCGCTCATAACAGTGCCCCAGTGCATAAAGAGCCATTGTATTGTTAGGCTGACGCGAATAGACAGAGTTTAACTCTTCGATGGCGGCGTCCAGCCGGTTTTGCTGCAGACACATTGCTGCCGATGCCAATCGCCCATATGTGCAGGAGGGATTTTCAAAAAGATACAGTCTTAGCTGCTCTTGGGCGGTGTCGAACTTTCTGGTGCCCATCAGCTCAATGATTTTATCTAACTGCTGTATCTGTGAAGATTCGTTGTTCAGCCAATGCCATATCAGCTCGGTTGTGTCGACCGTCATCCCCCTGCCGAGAATTTCAAGCAATCTGCTCATACACCCTCACAACTCAGTATTCAGTAAACCGATGTATTTCGCTCCACTGGCAAATATCGACTATCGCACCGCAATTGTTAACCCCCCGGCTGCCTAATTAAGCATATAAGTGTTGATTTTTCAGGGTATAAGTGGCGATTGTGTGTGGTGTAGGGATTATTGCGATTCTAATCCGGCACTCGTTGTGGCGGTGTCGAACAAAGCGGATTTACGGACTTTACCCCCCTGCTGTCCGCAAAACCCCTAAAGGCCGCAAATTCAAATCTATTCTGAGCCAAGTTTTGCTACCTGTGCCTGTTTTTCTATCTCGCTTAGGTAAGCTAATGTGCGTTCGAGTTTGTCGGTTATATGCTTTAACTTCAGCATTATTTTGACCCGTGTCATAAGCTCCAGTTTGTTCACTGGTTTGCTTAAAAAATCGTCCGTGCCCGAATCAATGCCGCGTTCAATATCGCCGAATTCGTTAAGCGCAGTTACCATTATTATGGGGATGTCACTGGTCTTGGGGTCGTTTTTTATTCTCTTACAGACCTCGAACCCGCTCATTTTGGGCATCATCACATCCAGTAGAATCAAATCAGGAGGATTGTTTCCTATAATCTCCAGCGCCTCCGGGCCGTCATGCGCAGGGACTGTCTCGCAGTCCACATCCTCAAGATAAGCCTGTAGCAGTTCAAGATTTTGCTGATTGTCGTCAACGACCAGCACTACCGGCGTTTTTTCTTTCTCTTTTCCTGGCTTTACTGGTTTCATAAGAAGCTGCTCCTATTATTTTTTCAAGGCCTTTAAAATTGCTGTGCAGAAAGCCGGTAAATCATCCGGTTTGCGGGATGTAATCAAATTGCCGTCAACGACACACTCGGTATCCATATATTCAGCCCCTGCGTTTTTGACATCATCTTTAATTGACATAAAACAGGTAGCTTTCCTGCCGTTATAGATTTTCGTGCTGCACAACAGCCATCCGCCGTGGCAGATAGCCGCTATGACTTTGCCAGCATTTACCATATTGTTTGCGAATTTTATAACATCCGCACTTCTTCGCATAAAATCCGGGGCAAAACCGCCCGGCACAATCATACAGGCATAATCGCCGGCGTCGGCTTTGCCGGCCGCGACATTCGAAACGCAGGGATAGCCCTCTTTCGAATGGTATTCTTTTTTTGCCTCTACTGCAACGAAATCGACCTCAAACCCCCCTTCCCTGAGCCGGTAGTAAGGGTACCAGACTTCGAGAACCTGGTACATTTCGTCAACCATAATAGCTATCTTCTTTGGTGCCATTTTTAACTCTTCTTTCTGTTGCCCCCCTACTCTTGTCTTCGGCAGGAAGACGCGGAGGGAAATGCAGGGGGCAGCAACTCTGCCTGCGATTAAAGCATCTGAACAAGGATATGTCAACCCTGACTATCAGTTTTCTTCCCCCTCCAAACGGTGCGTGGTGTGTTGGAAAATCAATATATTATTCGAACGCCGAGGTTGACAATTTCCCTTGAGATATTATAATATGTATATGTAAGAGTTTATTTTTACAAGTCTTAGAGTAAAAAATGACTGCGAAACAAGACCCGAATCCTGATAATGAGCCGGCGTTAAACAAGTTCTTCAGGGTTGCTATCAAAACTAAGGCGAGCGACCTGCACTTGAAGGTCGGCCAGCCGCCTAAATTGCGTATTCAGGGAGTGCTGAAAGACACCACCGGCGAAGTAATGACCGAAGAGGGAATGAAACAGCTTGTCTTCGAGATACTAAGTCCTGACCAGAAGGAATCTTTCCTTAAGACCGGCACCCTCGATTTCGCACATGAAGTCGGCGATGAAGACCGATTCCGGGTAAACGTGTTTCGCCAGCGGAACGTGATTAGTCTCGCAGCAAGGCGGGTAAGTGCTGAAATCCTGCCGTTTGAGGGGTTGAACCTGCCCCCTATACTGGAAAAAATAAGTGATAGCAAGCATGGGCTGATCCTTACAGTAGGTCCTACCGGTTGCGGCAAAACCACGACAGTTGT from Phycisphaerae bacterium encodes the following:
- a CDS encoding Na/Pi cotransporter family protein; this translates as MIKSMIFLTIGGLGLFFLGMTLMSNGLKQAAGQKLKKLLETLTRTPVMGVLVGALVTCLIQASGATSVMVVGLVNAGLLTLRQSLGVILGANIGTTITAWVVSLLGIGGLAVMKYALPAIGVGFLLQLVGKTQKSRGFGNIVLGLGLLFLGLTFMSDAFGPEGFNISESRVVQDALVRLGENPLLGVLAGAVITALLQSSSAFVAIVQVLAFKGAFGMDWGLVLRVVIPFILGSNIGTTITAPLAALPASRNSKRAAMGHVIFNVVGTVYFLPLLLMGVYTEIVKWVTPWELSQSTIMVYMAVAHSVFNIINTIIFLPLIGLLEVIVIKLIPVTKRELDKKPVVLERHLFRTPVLALEQAKREIIRMAKKAKEAVQQAIKGLLNDDERRLERARAGEDVTDEFQLAITSYLVGLSREQLSEEVSRELPVLLHTVNDLERVGDHAVNIAEIAERKIEQKIIFSTNANAEAAKLTQEIDRMFEKIVAALENSDIEAAKSALENEKNINKMQVDFRRSHVQRMNDGVCGAESGLIFIDFVDNVEKIGDHLTNIAQAVIGGLQWDGIEPKKVTSY
- a CDS encoding NfeD family protein gives rise to the protein MKKPLRKFATILLCLLFLLTPNSAFEPNSVPMQGQTVKAVVIVCKGMIDNGLYKSIERRTQIALDAGAEYLIYEISTYGGLLQSADDISKYFILDVAKKAHTVAYITTEAISAGAMISVSCQDIIMRENTTIGDCAPIQIGAKLEGVEREKTESFTRAAFKRAAEANGYPDVLLKAMVTMQTEVYRVKNLKTGKKEFFEGHQLPDDKKKYDLDNKELVVKNDELLTLTASQAFEYGIARSVVGGRAEAMDFLAKRDGVIFAGEPISLETSWSEEMVRWLNSPAVMGVLVMLALLGVYIEFNTPGVGLPGLAAVICFAIIIGSKYLVGMANWVEVALFVIGLLLLMIEIFVLPGFGVVGFLGIIFILAGLFGMLVKNPPDKMPWPQTQLDWQLFNDGVLGLVFGFVGFAVLAWILTRYLPKLQFLSGLILIPTAAQQGGGVKVSMTAPPDEKNAGVNVGDIGEVVSTLRPAGKAKFGYAIVDVLAEAEFLDRGTKVEIIEIHGNRVVVRAAKS
- a CDS encoding NfeD family protein, which translates into the protein MDWWLAFAVFLYLTCAALIIAEVFIPSGGLISVCALACLVGGVVIFFRHSAATGWVGVIIAIIMIPSVLVIAYKIFPKTKFGKSVILVPSERQRGDAIADTPELKELLGAVGVVLTPLRPVGMCDFSGQRVECVAEGGYVDKGKKIKVIHVEGTQLTVRVIEEN
- the floA gene encoding flotillin-like protein FloA (flotillin-like protein involved in membrane lipid rafts), which produces MSNLINTILAAESPVRVVGVAVLVVLVLVVLGLFLLFLKFFRLWLQAKLSRADVKFSELIGMWLRKVDTRTIVISKITAVQAGLSLTTRDLESHYLAGGRVPNVVRALVAADRANIDLSLKTATAIDLAGRDILDAVQTSVNPKVIDCPDPKKGKDTIDAVAQDGIQLKAKARVTVRANIQRLVGGATEETVIARVGEGIVTTIGSAVTYKNVLENPDKISKSVLAKGLDAGTAFEILSIDIADVDVGVNVGAELQKHQAQADLVRAQAEAEKRRAMAFAREQEMRALVVENEARVPLAIAEAFQKGNLGIMDYYRLKNINADTEMRDSIAKPKKHE
- a CDS encoding tetratricopeptide repeat protein, translating into MSRLLEILGRGMTVDTTELIWHWLNNESSQIQQLDKIIELMGTRKFDTAQEQLRLYLFENPSCTYGRLASAAMCLQQNRLDAAIEELNSVYSRQPNNTMALYALGHCYERLGKESEAAEFYQDCLKFKNYLQLPRQRLAAIYFKNGQLEKTTAEYELLRNEYPDDLPTLLALGHLYIAGAKYVKAIETFNTAILIHPDNFHADDNSLDGLIADGQLHEAAEQLENLIEAQPDRADLLVRYADVLSMLGATTEAVSRYEDAIRLCPGFLDATIKLGTHYLQMHDERLAAQQFNRAVEINDQIVDAYIGLAIGQKSAGNVSGALLTLSLAAAIDANSSLLLAETATLQFKTDFVINPESHEEDGSISLIENDSINLIEDVIGIHQQQIANRPQNPDLHYRLGVLMMSVGKLNEAAKLLQTALEINPTYARAKSKLAACLFETGQRQSALECLTGPDRLDKDTLELHYKAALLYCDSLKFASSLINLNRTLDNNFTSADATVNISIVLQNLGLLDRAAAMWDNLSDTASQALKSQL
- a CDS encoding response regulator codes for the protein MKPVKPGKEKEKTPVVLVVDDNQQNLELLQAYLEDVDCETVPAHDGPEALEIIGNNPPDLILLDVMMPKMSGFEVCKRIKNDPKTSDIPIIMVTALNEFGDIERGIDSGTDDFLSKPVNKLELMTRVKIMLKLKHITDKLERTLAYLSEIEKQAQVAKLGSE
- a CDS encoding type 1 glutamine amidotransferase, which gives rise to MAPKKIAIMVDEMYQVLEVWYPYYRLREGGFEVDFVAVEAKKEYHSKEGYPCVSNVAAGKADAGDYACMIVPGGFAPDFMRRSADVIKFANNMVNAGKVIAAICHGGWLLCSTKIYNGRKATCFMSIKDDVKNAGAEYMDTECVVDGNLITSRKPDDLPAFCTAILKALKK